The nucleotide sequence CCCTCCTTCTATTTCCCTATCCTCATTCCATCCCCATTCCACTTCTCGACCTCGCACTTCCACTATCATCGCGACATTGCCCGAATTTTGAACATTAGTTTGCGAACCATTTAGCACAACTACTCGGTGCTTGCAAGCGTAGTTCGAATCACGGCACATGCATCGGCGTGCAGCTTAAACCGCAATGCTTAGTACCGTAGTGCTCGCTGCTACAGTCATTGTACATTATGCTTGGCGAGTCTTCATCCCTATGGCAAAGTGTGTAACAGCATTCACGGTAACGTGTGCGaagataattggaaaaaagaaacgaagagcgCGTAAGCACGATGCGACGTTGAAATAAAACGCGAAGGATATCGcgcaaaagaaaatttttcgttttcgcgATGATTGCCGAACACAATTACGAGTCTGAATATTTCAACTCACTCTATTcgtagaatataatttctataattctctATTACAGTTTGAACTGtagtatatcataaaatattcgtggaatattattctttttaacgctctttctttttttcattcaacaacacgaatttataattgttcaaCGATACGaatgcataaaaaataaaattttctcttattcttatttgatCACATTTACATACTGTATcacttttgtaattttgtaacaaGATATAAAAGTGCATGCTTGCCACATTCGAATAAAACCACGCAGGTCTTTtgatacaagaaaaaaaggcGCAATTTCGCAATTTTTACGTTACGCGTAATCGTTTAAAAAGCAACACTTACATATAAGTTAATTGCTTTAAATGTATGAATTGGTATATAtgtctttctaaaaatattaattatctcttgctactgtaatattaatttcagttaataaatctaaaatgttttttcatgtttttgttccctttgttttttcaatcaaatatcataaaaattatcaaaaaattaattcaaagagatatgaattataataaatttttctccaagaatataattatttttattatttattataattcttataagatTTCTCAATTTCTTATGAAAGTTacgttttgaattttatatcgcAATTTAACATTGTATGttgatttaaattcgaaatattaatataaattattaaatattaatattcagactttaaattatatatctctctattatgttataatttcataGTATTAAAATAGTGTTAAGTCAagctatgaaaataaaatttaaaaaatatttcatatataaaaatatcaaaaatatttcaagacactgattaaaataaaataacaaattttttttaattgcaaaaattgcattctttcaaagaaattcttaATTCAACTGTTTTCTCATGTTTTTCCATTATAGCTAAAAAATGtttagattaaaaagatttaagattaaaaagaaaaataatattacttaccGCGAATAAACGCGTGACGAAATCTATTATTGGATCTTGTCAGTCAATGATACAATGATCTGAGGGCATAACTGTTGCTCTCCTCGAGAAGATGCTTGGATCAAGTATTGCACAAATGTCAAGATGTGACGCGTACCGTACTAACGGACAGACGGTGCACGACTGTGCGCCGAACACCCTTGCAATCTCCCTTTTATAGGCTTTCTCATAGCGCGTCCACTCATACGTCGACTATCGCTACTCCTTTATTCGATTCTTTACCTTCTATCGGatcttaacaaaaatatatcgtgtttaaataaaatttcttcttctaaaaatttaaatataaaatataaaaagaaatttaattattatataaattataagaaattttttataagggaataattaattataaaatattataattttgattaaaatatcaaagtatttttttttttattatgaatttcgtatacaatattgttttgaaaacaattatttataataatattttataataaaaaatatatcaacataTCTTTATGGTAATTTTCTTTTGGCTGGCTCTTCGTGAACCCTAACTTGAAGCGTGGAACGTGGTCCACATTTCCACACATTGCCATCTTTGTCGAGTATACTCGCGCTTGCTGTGACTTGATATTGTCCACCACTActgttcatattattattcacattAGTGGTATTGTTCGCACATGTTGTTGTAGCAGTTGTACCTGGACTTCCtaatgaaagtaaaaattcaCAAGCAAAAAAATCGCGATGTGGCGTGACAGTTTGTTGTAATTCGTTAACATTAGAatcctataataaaataataaaatcaaatattaaaataaatatgtataaaagatttataataaaaaatattaattcatacttTTTGAtctgaatttattttcgatggaGGAGAAGTAGAAATAGAAATGCAAACAGCAGCAACAGAACGATATAGAGAAGCGCGTCGACCATGTCGTAGCACTCCTTCGACTTTTAAAGCTAATTGACTGCCTTGAGGTACAGATACTGGTTCACCAAGAACACGAGGTTGTGGCGAAACAGATAATTTCACACTAGTTGCTTGTAAAGCTTGAAAATAATACCGAGGTATCGGTAATCTCATTTTTGGTCCAGCTAATAACATCACTTGGGAAACTAAGCAGTTTATTCTTGAATGACTAAGTGCTGCTTTATTTTCACCTATATAAGTTGGAGCTAAACGACGTAATTCAGTACAACAACGAGCCAATTGGCGCATTTCTACTGTATcaccaaaattaaaatttacttcgGTTTGATGATATGTTTGAATTCCTGTACCACCACAAACACGTTCGACGCTATTCGCTAATAAACGACAAATTTCTTGCAAtctatatatagttaattaagaaaatacataTTGAAATGCATAAATCAGATATAACGATAATTTCAGatgtagataatttaaaaattaattatatttttgtaaaggaTACGCTCGTATGTTCGTCAATGAACCTGGATCAGCATCAAAAGCTGATTGATAAAGTTTCTGATAATTTTCTGCACAATTTTTAAGTTCTTGAGCTGATTTTCtcaactataaaatataaattattcattattagtttaaattaaacatttaaaatgtaattaaaattatacaagtaATGTACTTGATTTGTAACACGTCCATATCGTTGAAGATCATCTTTTGTAGTTAAAACTACTGTACATGTAATAGCAGGTGGCGGAGCTGTACAAAGAGatctaaatcataattaatttatattgataaaattaaaaaaaataataataataaataattgttatttttatgacattcatttattcaagatACCTGCATGAATGTAAAAGTTGTACAATAGCTTGAAGAAATTCACATCGCAATTTTGAGTATTCACTAGCAAATTGTAAACTTCGTAATGGTGTACTAGCGGCTTTTAATGAAGCGCATGCACTTGCATAACGAGCAATAGCTCCATTTAATTTCTCTACAGTATAAACTCTTGCTTTACTTTCCACTTCTTCTGTTTTCTCcctgttaaaatttaaaaaaatagatacattcttttcataaaataaattaaaaacatataaaaactaACATAAGATAACTTTCAGCTTTTGTAACTAATTCCAAACCGGACAACCAAAAATGTAATTGTTCAGATGCAACTGTTTCTTTTAAACTTCTAAATATTTGAGTTGCTATTGTATGATGGCCATATCTTGTAGCACTTCGTGCAATTCGATATTTGGCCCAACCatctacatttttaataatttcttctactGTTTCTAAACATTCTGGATTCCATTCATATCCTCCAGCTACCATTTGAAAAAGTAACGTACATAACATtacctttaaaataaaaatttatatatttttatattttttatgaaatatatatttcatttacaaatttaccTTTGTATGTACATGTATAGTCTGTTTAagctttattaatatatctggTAAAAGAGGAAGTAATGCATTTTCTCCTAAACTTCCTATAGCACCTAATGCTTCACATAAAGCAAGCGCTTGTTTCTCATTTTGACTGCCTTCTGCATGAGCATTGAAAAGTGTACTACCGATAGCATCGACAAATATCGAACAATGGCTAGGCTGTGCCCGACATAATTTTACTGTTGAACGTAAACAAACTTTCAATTGATGTAAATACTTATCATCCAAAGCTAAAAGTACAATTAGAGATTCAAGACAAGATACGACGTCTTGTATTCCATAGGCTggtaaattttcttcatagctataaataaaatataagaacttCGAATATACATATCTCATTCCTCGCTGATATaagaatcattaaatatataccaaTAACATGCAACTCTAGCTAAAATAGTAATTGCTTTCACTGCAATAAATGGATCAGGCGAATAACAAGCATTTACGCATAATGATAAAAGAggatttccttcttctctaTTTGCATCACATGTTACTGCACTTTGACTAAGTacctaaattaaataatttcaaaaatttatttgtttaattctctcttatattaaaaaaaaaaatgtgttttcATTACTATTTGACAAATAAATGGTAACCTCAATTACGTCTAATGTTCGAATAAGAAGATCTTTATTTCCAGCTCCATCTTGTAAGAGTGTTGTAGTACTTTCTAAAACAAGAAATTTctagaatatcttttttttatttattatacagaattaattattattcattatacttACCTATCAAGTTATTAAGAGCACCTTGTGGCCATAAATGAGCTCCTCTTCTTGCTaaagaatgtaataaatataatgcatgACGTTTAATAGTTAATCTTGGATCATCTTGTAGATAACGTAATAAAAGTGCAACTTGTTGTGGAACATCAATCAATGTTGCAGAAGCTAATGTGCTTAAAGCACTTAATGTAACTCTGACAAATTCAACTGCTGGATAACTAGCAAGAAGTTCCATACATAATTCATTtacctttaaaaaatttataattttatacaatttatttatatattattaaaaattaaaattgatatttacaaaCCATTGAAGCTGTAAAAGTATCATGAtgcatatattgtaaaataggTATAAGTTGTAATTTCATTGATGCTGGTGTTGCTTGACCTCTAATCATATCGGATATTTTACTGCACATGGAAACagcaaataattttgattgtgCTGCAAACATTTGTGCAGCATATATTGCAgcttcaacttcaactgaatcATGAGAATCTAATGATCTTCTTATACTATGATGAaccttataaataaaataatttttttgtttgtacatatcgtaaaatgaaacaaattataagaattattaatattttacttgttGCCTTTCTGGAATAATACCAGCTACACTGCCTAGAGTTCGTAGAGTCAAAGCTCTAGCAACTGGATCATTAGAATGTATCACGCTATAAATACGTCTGACAAATTCatcaacatttaaaattttatctaaatgcTTTTCACTTTGTTGACATACTCTGAGAACCCAAACACGTAAAAAATTACTGCCAGTACGAAAAACTTCTGCTAATTTtaagagagaagaatttatcaatattggaaaaggatatttttcgaataatcgagGAAATCGTACTATGGCTTCACATTGTTCACCAATTTTTGTAGAACGTAAacctaaaaaatatctttattaaataatcttttcaaaataaactttttaaaaatatttctttcattcgtaCAAAAggatttacttattaaatttttattaaaatttcatatttaaaagcacttattaataattttatttattatatatattattttattattaatacaataatattttataaaaattatggtaaaattaatataaggttaagtttaaaagtaatatataaacataccTTTATCTAATTCTATAAGAGCAGAATTTGCATCTTGTTCTGGTTCACCAAGTCCTGTATCATTAAATGCATTCATTCGCATaccaatcatttttttaaactataaaatatactgaataaaaattaagtgaaatgttttttttttaagcaatagaaaattcaaagtATCTATATTCATATACAATGCCAAATTCAGTATAAATGAATTGCACATGctttctatatgtatataattttaatataaaaattaacactttattttaagatataatttttcaaagtatgttaatttcgaaaaattatatagtatatattatttaaatttataaaacatacttaatgataaatttataaattaaattacaatatataaattgtttttataaatgatataattctatgttaaaaagtataaaaatattttttattattattaattcaatttatttattataaaaaatgaattatgaacattagtttcaaattttatgtattcgatataatttatcatttaagtaATTGAGAATCCCTGATGTGATAGATCGAACGACTCTCGCGCGAATATATTCATGCTAGTACAGTTGACAATTAAACTTCGACAAGTATGGGCGTTGTGTTTCTgcttttgtgaaaataaaaaaaaaggaaaaaaacgttttatatataaattacatttataaaatagtcatttccataaaaatacataattgaataaaaagtaCATTTAATCGGTTGAACGATGGTGGATTACAGTAAATGGAAAGATATTGAAGTAAGAATCTTAGTTTTGGTCCAGTATGCTTATGGAATATTCTAGAGTGATAGTAGAAATTTCgagtgttttttttatttgagtgcttgaaaaaatataaaaaatgattattaaatttaaacatatatttaatataactttaatcaaaattttattgtctatgtacttattctttataaattttgaaaaaatgatgtacatttttttaatataaatttttttctattaacgcatatattaatttttataatttatatatattttttaaattttcataaaacaataaattgttatttataatcaatatgtttatatctaaaataatttatataaagtttaatatatataagttaataatgTGATGTTAACACTTATTAGATTTCAGATGATGAAGATGATACCCATCCAAATATTGATACACCATCATTATTTAGGTGGCGTCATCAAGCAAGGCTAGAAAGGATGGAAGAACGGAAACGTGAACAAGAGGaacatgaaagaaaaaaagcagaGTAAGTTATCttcaacatatataaataaattattttgtaatattaatattttattatcaatttaaaaattttaatttttaatttttaatttacagaactttacaaaaattaaaagaaacagaGGAAAAACTTGCAAAATTAGAAAGAGAACAAAAAGATTCAGGAGATTTGActgcattaaaaaaagttttacatGATCTTGaacaagaagagaaaaaaattcaagaaaaagaagaggaaatgaaaaaaaaagagaaattaacaCCTTGGAATGTTGATACTATT is from Apis mellifera strain DH4 linkage group LG2, Amel_HAv3.1, whole genome shotgun sequence and encodes:
- the LOC413351 gene encoding integrator complex subunit 7 isoform X2; protein product: MIGMRMNAFNDTGLGEPEQDANSALIELDKGLRSTKIGEQCEAIVRFPRLFEKYPFPILINSSLLKLAEVFRTGSNFLRVWVLRVCQQSEKHLDKILNVDEFVRRIYSVIHSNDPVARALTLRTLGSVAGIIPERQQVHHSIRRSLDSHDSVEVEAAIYAAQMFAAQSKLFAVSMCSKISDMIRGQATPASMKLQLIPILQYMHHDTFTASMVNELCMELLASYPAVEFVRVTLSALSTLASATLIDVPQQVALLLRYLQDDPRLTIKRHALYLLHSLARRGAHLWPQGALNNLIESTTTLLQDGAGNKDLLIRTLDVLSQSAVTCDANREEGNPLLSLCVNACYSPDPFIAVKAITILARVACYCYEENLPAYGIQDVVSCLESLIVLLALDDKYLHQLKVCLRSTVKLCRAQPSHCSIFVDAIGSTLFNAHAEGSQNEKQALALCEALGAIGSLGENALLPLLPDILIKLKQTIHVHTKVMLCTLLFQMVAGGYEWNPECLETVEEIIKNVDGWAKYRIARSATRYGHHTIATQIFRSLKETVASEQLHFWLSGLELVTKAESYLMEKTEEVESKARVYTVEKLNGAIARYASACASLKAASTPLRSLQFASEYSKLRCEFLQAIVQLLHSCRSLCTAPPPAITCTVVLTTKDDLQRYGRVTNQLRKSAQELKNCAENYQKLYQSAFDADPGSLTNIRALQEICRLLANSVERVCGGTGIQTYHQTEVNFNFGDTVEMRQLARCCTELRRLAPTYIGENKAALSHSRINCLVSQVMLLAGPKMRLPIPRYYFQALQATSVKLSVSPQPRVLGEPVSVPQGSQLALKVEGVLRHGRRASLYRSVAAVCISISTSPPSKINSDQKDSNVNELQQTVTPHRDFFACEFLLSLGSPGTTATTTCANNTTNVNNNMNSSGGQYQVTASASILDKDGNVWKCGPRSTLQVRVHEEPAKRKLP
- the LOC413351 gene encoding integrator complex subunit 7 isoform X1, which translates into the protein MIGMRMNAFNDTGLGEPEQDANSALIELDKGLRSTKIGEQCEAIVRFPRLFEKYPFPILINSSLLKLAEVFRTGSNFLRVWVLRVCQQSEKHLDKILNVDEFVRRIYSVIHSNDPVARALTLRTLGSVAGIIPERQQVHHSIRRSLDSHDSVEVEAAIYAAQMFAAQSKLFAVSMCSKISDMIRGQATPASMKLQLIPILQYMHHDTFTASMVNELCMELLASYPAVEFVRVTLSALSTLASATLIDVPQQVALLLRYLQDDPRLTIKRHALYLLHSLARRGAHLWPQGALNNLIESTTTLLQDGAGNKDLLIRTLDVIEVLSQSAVTCDANREEGNPLLSLCVNACYSPDPFIAVKAITILARVACYCYEENLPAYGIQDVVSCLESLIVLLALDDKYLHQLKVCLRSTVKLCRAQPSHCSIFVDAIGSTLFNAHAEGSQNEKQALALCEALGAIGSLGENALLPLLPDILIKLKQTIHVHTKVMLCTLLFQMVAGGYEWNPECLETVEEIIKNVDGWAKYRIARSATRYGHHTIATQIFRSLKETVASEQLHFWLSGLELVTKAESYLMEKTEEVESKARVYTVEKLNGAIARYASACASLKAASTPLRSLQFASEYSKLRCEFLQAIVQLLHSCRSLCTAPPPAITCTVVLTTKDDLQRYGRVTNQLRKSAQELKNCAENYQKLYQSAFDADPGSLTNIRALQEICRLLANSVERVCGGTGIQTYHQTEVNFNFGDTVEMRQLARCCTELRRLAPTYIGENKAALSHSRINCLVSQVMLLAGPKMRLPIPRYYFQALQATSVKLSVSPQPRVLGEPVSVPQGSQLALKVEGVLRHGRRASLYRSVAAVCISISTSPPSKINSDQKDSNVNELQQTVTPHRDFFACEFLLSLGSPGTTATTTCANNTTNVNNNMNSSGGQYQVTASASILDKDGNVWKCGPRSTLQVRVHEEPAKRKLP